Sequence from the Ignavibacteria bacterium genome:
ATAACAGCCACGGTTTTGAACGAGTTTCCCCCTCACCTAACTAAACCTTGCCCGTTTATCCTTCGGGGTGACGGGCTTTTTTATGTCTTCGGATTAATTTGTGGAACAGGTCGTGAGACAAATCGAATGAAACAGAAATTACTCCCTGCATAACGAATTATCTTTCCCATAAAGCAGATCTTCTGCAATTACATTAAGATCGAACTCAACTCCACCATAATCAGGTTCCTGCACCCACCTGATCAATGAAAGATTCTTTGTTGGGAATGTTTTAAGAATGTTATAAACTTCGATAGGATTGATCGTTGCTTCTTTTTGAAGGGCATATTCCATCATAACTCCCCAATTAAATTTAAAATTCTTGGAGATAACCCAAATATCCACGATATCCTTCGTTTCAAATCGGAAGATAGCCGATAACTTGTTTGTCAGAATATTTGCCCAGTTATCAATAAAGCCAAATTCGGAATCAACCAATACATCGCCGAAGTGCGTGGAAATATCGTTCACAAAATCCACTTTCAATTTTATTTTGTCCTTTTGAAGAATCAGTTGCACAAACCTTGCAGAAGTGACTGTTTTTGCAATATCGATAGTGATTAGCGAATTCTGTGATTGTTCCCGGACCGCCTCCATGAATCTTTTAACAAAACTTAAGAATTCCGGATTATCATTTACAAAAAAATCCAGGTCATCAGAATACCGGTGGTTAAAAAGAAATCTGCTAAGAGCGGTTCCACCGGTCAGATAAAAGGGAATTTTTAAGTCTCGAACGATTTTCAGTACTCCATCCTGTAGGGGGTAGAGGTTCTCCGTGTAAAACTTTTCTGACGAGTTCATATCTGTTCCTTATCTCCCGGTCTCGAATCTTTTCAATCAATTCATGGGTAAGGTTATGTATAAGGTAATCTTTGCCGTATAATTTAAGAATGCTATACCAGGGAACTCTCTCAAGAATTCTTTTAAGGATATACTCCTTGGTTAAGAAAGCGTAGCCGGGTTCCTGCTCCAGAGTGATGAGATATAATTGAATTACATCAACATCATAATCCCAGAATATTGGGTTGAGCGTTTCTTTTATAAAGGATTTATCAGGCATACACAAATATAAAGATAAATAAAGAAATATTTTGCTCACCGAGCAAGTAATTCAAATGACAGTCTGTGTTTTCAAGCTGAATAAAACTATCCTTTTCCCTTGCCTTAAATTGACAAATCTCTCTTATTTTGGAGTTACAAATTAAATTTTTTCCCCGATTATTTCAAACATTTACGGAGGAATCGTGAAGTTGAAGACGAATGTGATTACGGCAGTTCTTTTTACTATATTATTTGTTGGTAGTGGTTACGCTCAGAAAATTACGGACATTATCCAGCCCCTAAGAGTTGTATCGGGCAAGCCGGGTGAATTCAGGATTTCTGACATCTGGTATGCCGGTGACTACAAGGTGAAATTCAAGGAGAATAAAGCCCTCAAAGTATCCTATAGCGAAAAGGACAGCATCCTCAGAGTGGAGACTGACAAGGATTTCGAGGGAATAACCCTCCTTCCATTTGAATATAAAAAAACGGTTTATCAGATACCTGTTGTTGCTGCAAAACAGAGATTTCACACTTTTTCACTCAAACCCTCAAAAAAATATAAACACCTTACGGTGATAGGTCAGTTTAATGCCTGGAACCGCCAGTATGACCCCATGACCGATGCAAACGGCGACGGTGTTTATGAGATATCCGTCCCGATAGAACCGGGTAGATACGAGTACAAGTTTTTTGGTGATGGTGAAGAGATAGTTGATCCCGCAAACAAAGATTCTGTTCCAAACGGAATGGGAGCCTTTAATTCCGTTATTATCATAGAAAAACCGTTCAAAAGCAGAGCATTTCTCCATAACCTGGGAGTGAAAGAGTCAAAATCGTTCAGATTTTTCCATTTTATCTGTGAAAAAGACGGTAAACCGGAACCTGTTGCAAAAGAGAATATCACAGCTTTGCTCGACAATGAATCGCTTACCGACTCTGAAGTGAAGATTGAAAATGGAATTGTTATAGTTACACTCCCCAGAATGAATATGAAAGGGAACCGGCTTTTAAGGGTTGCAATTACCAAAGACGGGCAAAAAACCAACTGGCAATATATCCAGTTGCAGGATGGTGCCCCCGCAGGAAAAGGGAAATTCAACTGGTATGATGCGATAATTTATTCCATCATGGTCGACAGATTCAAAGATGGCGACAAATCGATAAACAAGCCTGTCGTAAGAGACTCCGTTTTCCCGCCTGCAAATTATCAGGGTGGCGATTTCCAGGGAATAATCGACAAAATAAAAGACGGTTATTTTGAGAAACTTGGGATAAACACCATCTGGATTTCACCCGTGAATGACAATCCGATGACTGCGTGGAGGGAGTACCCTGCACCGAACAGATGGTACACAGGTTATCATGGTTACTGGCCTGTAAGTGACACAAAAGTTGAAGAGCAGTTTGGCACCATGGCAAAACTGAAGGAACTCGTTAAAGCCGCACACAAAAAAGGAATAAAAATTCTCCTCGATTTTGTTTCCCACCATGTGCATCAGGAACAT
This genomic interval carries:
- a CDS encoding nucleotidyl transferase AbiEii/AbiGii toxin family protein, producing the protein MNSSEKFYTENLYPLQDGVLKIVRDLKIPFYLTGGTALSRFLFNHRYSDDLDFFVNDNPEFLSFVKRFMEAVREQSQNSLITIDIAKTVTSARFVQLILQKDKIKLKVDFVNDISTHFGDVLVDSEFGFIDNWANILTNKLSAIFRFETKDIVDIWVISKNFKFNWGVMMEYALQKEATINPIEVYNILKTFPTKNLSLIRWVQEPDYGGVEFDLNVIAEDLLYGKDNSLCRE